The nucleotide sequence TATTTACaaagataaatatttaaatacaatttatggaaaaagaaaaaaatgtagcaataatagtgaaaataaaatcaatCTTCTTTTTATTGGAAGCAATGAATTCAGTTctttatgttttaaaataattttattaattataaaagtgTTAAGAAATGATATTGTTATAGAAAATGTTATCACAAAAAGCCCCCAAAAAAAGGGAAGACATTtacttataaataattctcCAATAGAAGAGGATgctaaacaaaataaaataaatgttttttattatgataagttaaaaaataatatatatttgttaaaaaataaacagtTTAATCTAGGTGTAAGTATATCTTTTGgggaaatatttaatactaaattttttaaaacaatcaatactaatatatacacTTTACATCCAAGTTTATTACCATCATATAAAGGTGCATCACCTATTCAAAGAAGCTTATTAAATAACGAATCTTTATTTGGTtatactatatttttaacaaaattaaaaatcgACTCTGGCACTtctttaataaaaaaacaatttctATTTAATTCccattttaattttaacgATATAATAACTATCATGTTTACATATGGaatattacattttatgaaaaatatattttttttgtcaaatcttaaattatatgaacGTGACTCAACTTCATTTTCACAAGCAGACGCTGATACTAAATATCCAGAGCAAAAATACGATCCTCACAGTTACTATTATAACAATCACAATGACAAAAATATCAATTTACGGAAAAGAAACAAGATAGAGAATTTGTTCTTATTTCCACATTCACAATCAAGtcaatttaataattctaCGAATTTATCACAAAAATGTTTAAATGGTAATAATGCGTCATACGAATATTATACGAATAATTGTTATGCTTCTAAAATTAAAGttgaagaaaaatatgtctgctttttttgttttacttccttatatattcataataaaGTACGTAGTTTTATAAATTGGCCCAAAGCAGAATGCACACTTTTTTTGTTacatgataataaaattcgAAAAATTGAAGCAAAGTTAATTAAAACATCCTATAATTTACCAATTTCtcaaaatgataatatttatgaacaTACCC is from Plasmodium berghei ANKA genome assembly, chromosome: 14 and encodes:
- a CDS encoding methionyl-tRNA formyltransferase, putative; this translates as MNIRISYVVQILLITLLRSYSYKLSYINKSYFHKKNNIIENVSYLIKITSLKNITSHFPLKNKKNYLNLLKFGVNNWEDNSDNNGNNSGKNIRTKCSIKCFECSSKNFSLDQTHNIGLTHIFYKEKKYSFFKPSKRPLYYIYIDKYKRSIIYQKNILAKLVIYSAQNMYFYNIFLEIIKIIENTLHKKIYNINIKEEFNKKKDDIVDMLHDIYKDKYLNTIYGKRKKCSNNSENKINLLFIGSNEFSSLCFKIILLIIKVLRNDIVIENVITKSPQKKGRHLLINNSPIEEDAKQNKINVFYYDKLKNNIYLLKNKQFNLGVSISFGEIFNTKFFKTINTNIYTLHPSLLPSYKGASPIQRSLLNNESLFGYTIFLTKLKIDSGTSLIKKQFLFNSHFNFNDIITIMFTYGILHFMKNIFFLSNLKLYERDSTSFSQADADTKYPEQKYDPHSYYYNNHNDKNINLRKRNKIENLFLFPHSQSSQFNNSTNLSQKCLNGNNASYEYYTNNCYASKIKVEEKYVCFFCFTSLYIHNKVRSFINWPKAECTLFLLHDNKIRKIEAKLIKTSYNLPISQNDNIYEHTPFNTMDDHKCFDGIPRKYAIVDKESINILCKNNTLLKIYKLQRKNKQIVDAITFVNSINRGVILY